One window of Oryza brachyantha chromosome 12, ObraRS2, whole genome shotgun sequence genomic DNA carries:
- the LOC102701128 gene encoding myb-related protein MYBAS2 isoform X1, with product MVTVREETRKGPWTEQEDLQLVCTVRLFGERRWDFIAKVSGLNRTGKSCRLRWVNYLHPGLKRGRMSPHEERLILELHARWGNRWSRIARRLPGRTDNEIKNYWRTHMRKKAQERKSNMSPSSSSSSLTYQSCHPETPSMILGVDEQEHHGGSGCITSIMKGAPADMDGYPMDQIWMEIEAPNVLAGPCFDEGKEDAYNSVSGPLLPTPMWDYCCPETCLTMDDEIKVASKYGYGKGVGPCY from the exons ATGGTGACAGTGAGAGAAGAGACCCGCAAAGGGCCATGGACAGAGCAGGAGGACCTGCAACTGGTATGCACTGTCCGATTGTTCGGTGAACGTCGTTGGGATTTCATTGCCAAAGTATCAG GCCTCAACCGCACAGGCAAGAGCTGCCGCCTCCGGTGGGTGAACTACCTCCACCCTGGCCTCAAGCGTGGGCGCATGTCTCCACATGAAGAGCGCCTCATCCTCGAGCTCCATGCTCGGTGGGGAAATAG GTGGTCCAGGATAGCAAGGCGGCTACCAGGACGTACCGACAACGAGATCAAGAACTACTGGAGGACACATATGAGGAAGAAAGCACAGGAGAGGAAGAGTAACATGTCACCCTCATCATCCTCATCTTCACTGACATATCAGTCCTGCCACCCAGAGACCCCATCAATGATCCTCGGAGTCGACGAGCAGGAGCATCATGGAGGAAGTGGCTGCATCACAAGCATCATGAAGGGTGCCCCTGCTGACATGGATGGTTATCCCATGGATCAGATATGGATGGAAATTGAGGCACCAAATGTGCTTGCAGGGCCATGCTTTGACGAAGGTAAGGAAGACGCATACAATAGTGTGTCTGGTCCTCTACTGCCAACTCCTATGTGGGATTACTGTTGCCCAGAAACATGCTTGACGATGGATGATGAGATCAAAGTGGCCTCGAAATATGGTTATGGTAAAGGGGTGGGTCCATGTTATTGA
- the LOC102701128 gene encoding myb-related protein MYBAS2 isoform X2, producing MDRAGGPATGLNRTGKSCRLRWVNYLHPGLKRGRMSPHEERLILELHARWGNRWSRIARRLPGRTDNEIKNYWRTHMRKKAQERKSNMSPSSSSSSLTYQSCHPETPSMILGVDEQEHHGGSGCITSIMKGAPADMDGYPMDQIWMEIEAPNVLAGPCFDEGKEDAYNSVSGPLLPTPMWDYCCPETCLTMDDEIKVASKYGYGKGVGPCY from the exons ATGGACAGAGCAGGAGGACCTGCAACTG GCCTCAACCGCACAGGCAAGAGCTGCCGCCTCCGGTGGGTGAACTACCTCCACCCTGGCCTCAAGCGTGGGCGCATGTCTCCACATGAAGAGCGCCTCATCCTCGAGCTCCATGCTCGGTGGGGAAATAG GTGGTCCAGGATAGCAAGGCGGCTACCAGGACGTACCGACAACGAGATCAAGAACTACTGGAGGACACATATGAGGAAGAAAGCACAGGAGAGGAAGAGTAACATGTCACCCTCATCATCCTCATCTTCACTGACATATCAGTCCTGCCACCCAGAGACCCCATCAATGATCCTCGGAGTCGACGAGCAGGAGCATCATGGAGGAAGTGGCTGCATCACAAGCATCATGAAGGGTGCCCCTGCTGACATGGATGGTTATCCCATGGATCAGATATGGATGGAAATTGAGGCACCAAATGTGCTTGCAGGGCCATGCTTTGACGAAGGTAAGGAAGACGCATACAATAGTGTGTCTGGTCCTCTACTGCCAACTCCTATGTGGGATTACTGTTGCCCAGAAACATGCTTGACGATGGATGATGAGATCAAAGTGGCCTCGAAATATGGTTATGGTAAAGGGGTGGGTCCATGTTATTGA
- the LOC102701128 gene encoding myb-related protein MYBAS2 isoform X3, whose amino-acid sequence MSPHEERLILELHARWGNRWSRIARRLPGRTDNEIKNYWRTHMRKKAQERKSNMSPSSSSSSLTYQSCHPETPSMILGVDEQEHHGGSGCITSIMKGAPADMDGYPMDQIWMEIEAPNVLAGPCFDEGKEDAYNSVSGPLLPTPMWDYCCPETCLTMDDEIKVASKYGYGKGVGPCY is encoded by the exons ATGTCTCCACATGAAGAGCGCCTCATCCTCGAGCTCCATGCTCGGTGGGGAAATAG GTGGTCCAGGATAGCAAGGCGGCTACCAGGACGTACCGACAACGAGATCAAGAACTACTGGAGGACACATATGAGGAAGAAAGCACAGGAGAGGAAGAGTAACATGTCACCCTCATCATCCTCATCTTCACTGACATATCAGTCCTGCCACCCAGAGACCCCATCAATGATCCTCGGAGTCGACGAGCAGGAGCATCATGGAGGAAGTGGCTGCATCACAAGCATCATGAAGGGTGCCCCTGCTGACATGGATGGTTATCCCATGGATCAGATATGGATGGAAATTGAGGCACCAAATGTGCTTGCAGGGCCATGCTTTGACGAAGGTAAGGAAGACGCATACAATAGTGTGTCTGGTCCTCTACTGCCAACTCCTATGTGGGATTACTGTTGCCCAGAAACATGCTTGACGATGGATGATGAGATCAAAGTGGCCTCGAAATATGGTTATGGTAAAGGGGTGGGTCCATGTTATTGA